DNA from Ferrovum sp. PN-J185:
ATCAGTCACTGATTGGTCAGTATTTAGCCTTACCACTAACTGATAAACATATTCCCATCATTGCTGATGATTATGTAGATAGCAACTTTGGTACGGGTTGCGTAAAAATTACTCCGGCTCATGACTTTAATGACTACCAAGTGGGATTAAGACATCAATTAATACCGATTAATATTTTCACAAAAGAAGCGAAACTAAATGAACATGTCCCTACTGAATTCCAAGGTTTAGATCGATTTGTTGCCAGACAAAAAGTACTTGAACAGTTAGAGTCACAAGGCTTATTAGCTGAGTCTAAAAAACATACTCTTATGGTACCAAGAGGTGATCGAACCCGCTCTGTCATAGAACCTATGTTGTCAGATCAATGGTTTGTAAAGATGGAAGGTTTTGCACAGCAAGCACTTGAATTGGTCTCATCCGGACAAATCCGTTTTATTCCAGAAAATTGGACTAACACCTATAACCATTGGTTAACAAATATTCAAGATTGGTGTATCTCTCGCCAATTATGGTGGGGACACAGAATTCCTGCTTGGTATGATGAAAATGGTAATGTATTTGTTGCTCATTCAGAAGCAGAAGCACAGTCTTTAGCAGCCAATAAAAAGCTAAAACAAGATGATGACGTACTTGATACATGGTTTTCTTCTGCCTTATGGCCTTTTTCAACTTTGGGTTGGCCTGATAAAACCAAGGAACTAGATACTTACTTACCAACTAATGTGTTAGTGACTGGGTTTGATATTATTTTCTTTTGGGTAGCAAGAATGATTATGATGACAAATCATTTTACCGGCAAAATACCCTTTCAAGAAGTGTACATCACAGGTTTAGTCCGTGACGCTCATGGTCAAAAAATGAGTAAATCCAAAGGGAACATTCTTGATCCCATTGATCTCATTGATGGAATAGATCTTGAAAGTCTAGTGCATAAGAGAACCAGTAATTTAATGGATCCTAAACAAGCCAAAACCATTGAAAAAGCAACGCGTAATGAATTTCCTAAAGGTATTCAAAGTTTTGGTACAGATGCATTACGATTTACCTTTGCCAGTCTTGCCACACATGGGCGTGATATAAAATTTGATTTACAACGTTGCGAAGGTTACCGTAACTTTTGCAATAAAATTTGGAATGCAACTCGTTATGTATTAATGAATCTGCCAGATCATGAATCGACATTTGAAATCACTCCAAGAACTTTTGGGCTAATTGATAGATGGATGTTGAGTCGACTCAATCAAGCTATTAAAGAAGTAAGAGAAGGATTTGATACCTATCGTTTCGATATGGCTTCTCGTAGTATTTATCAGTTAGTTTGGGATGAGTACTGTGACTGGTATGTTGAGTTAGCTAAAACCTCTTTAGGATCAACTGATCAAGATATTCAATACGCAACCCGCTACACGTTAATTCATACTCTGGAAACAATATTACGTTTAACTCATCCATTAATGCCTTTTATTACTGAAGAACTATGGCAGAAAATCGCTCCATTAATGAACCGTCATGATAAAAGTATTATGGTTGCTCCCTATCCAGAGTTTACTATTACCCAATTTGATGACCAAGCGGATAAAGAAATTAGTCTTCTTAAAGAGCTCGTTAATGCTTGTCGAACATTACGTTCAGAAATGAATCTTTCACCCAAAGACCGGGTACCGTTACTCATTGTCGGTAATACTGATAACCTGCATTCATTCGCCGACCATTTAGCTCATCTTGGTAAGTTAAGTGAAGTGCAATACGTTGATTCACAAGTATTAGATAATACAACCGCTCCTGTTGCAGTAGTGGGTGATTACAAATTAATGCTTAAAGTAGAAATTGATGTTGACGCAGAAATTCAACGTCTAAACAAGCAAATTGAAAAACTCACTATTGAAATTAACAAAGCTCGTCAAAAACTAAGCAATACCAGTTTTGTCGATAAAGCACCAGTCGAGGTTGTTAATCAAGAAAAAGAGCGTTTAACGCAATTTGAAAAGCAGGTCACTGATTTAACCGTACAGGTCAGTCGGTTAAAACAATAACAACATTATTTTTTACGTTTTGCCTTGTCAGATGCCAAGGCATTTTTAATAGTATCTATTTCAGCTTCGACGGATGATTTTTGATAAAAATCTCCGTCGCCTGTTTTTAAAGCAATTTGTAACTGATCTAATGCAGCACTGTAATTATCCATATGCTCATAGTAATAAGCTAAGGCCTGGTGACTTGCAAGCTGCTGGTTAAGAGCAGCAAATGCACGTGCCTCATAGTTATATAGTTTTGCATCTTGTTCGTTATGACTTATTCGTTTACGAATATGCTCTAACGCATCCTGATTACGCTTCAAAGTTAGTAGCGTTTTTATATACCCGTAATTAAGTGCTCTATCATCAGGATACTGAGCCAAAGCTTGATGATATAAATCTAAAGCCAAATCAAGTTTACCCTCATCTTGTGCTATGGCCGCATTTAGACTTAAAAACATTGGATTAGCTTTTGCATACAATCTAATGCTATCTAACTTTTGCTGAGCTTCTCTGAACTGATGATTTCGCCAGAGAGCAACAGCATAACCGTATATTTCAGGTTGATCTTGCGGATATTTTGGATTTAACTCTTCACCAGCAAAAGATCGTACTGCCTCATTAGGAGTACCAACAAGAGCCTTAATTCTTGAGCGTACCAACTGGAAATTGGGGCTATCTTGTACTTGCTTATAGGGAATATTCTGTAATCTATTCTGTATCTCAGCCAACCGTTCAGTAGTAAGCGGGTGGGTTTGTAAGAAAGCTGGGACTCCCTCGTAAAAACTATCATAGTGCTGAAGTTTCTCGAAAAAAGTCCACATACCCCGCGGATCGTATCCTGATCTAATTAATCTTTGTATACCTAAACGATCAGCTTCTTTTTCGTATCCTCTACTGGCATTCAATTGAGCCTGTATAGCACCAGCTTGAGCACCCATCATCCCTCCAACTGCTGCATCAGGACTCGTTCTAGCAGCCAATAGTGCCGCTGCCATAGCAGCCAAAGTAAGAGGCATATTTTGGCTTTGCGCTTCCATTTCTCTGGCAATATGATGTTGTGTGACGTGAGATATTTCGTGAGCGAGTACTGAAGCCAATTCAGATTCTGTCTCTGCAGCCATAATCAATCCGGTATGAACCCCAATAAACCCTCCTGGCATAGCAAATGCGTTGAGTGTTGGATCTTGTAATATAAACACTTCAAAGTGCATACCTGTTGCATCGTCACTCACTGCCAATAAACGCCCAGCAACATGATTCACAAAATCAACCGATTCTGGATCATCAAAATAAGCTGGATCAGAGCGAATTTCCATCATCACCTGACGGCCAAGTGCTGATTCCTCTTGGGGAGACAGATAGTTTGCTGAACTGTCACCAAGATCAGGTAATTCAACTGCTAACGCTTGCCCAGCGAAACAGCAAATTAAAAGACAAAGAAAGACTTTTTTCATAACTGTATGATAACCTAACTTAATTACTTTTTTCTTAATTCAATATGGCACTTACACACTTTAACGCTCAGGGTGATGCACATATGGTTGATGTTGCAGAAAAACCCCCCACTCACCGCAAGGCAACCGCTACAGGCACCATTGTCATGAAACCAACCACTTATGATCTGGTTGCAACAGGACAGGCGAAAAAAGGGGACGTACTCGCTGTTGCCCAAATTGCTGCTATTCAAGGTGCAAAAAAGACTGCGGATTTGATTCCCTTATGTCATCCCTTAGCGTTAACTCATATTAATGTGGAGTTTAAGTTAGATCCTAAGTTTTCCGCAGTTCACTGTATAGTCAGTGTTGAAACTATTGGTAAAACGGGGGTGGAAATGGAAGCACTAACTGGCGTTCAAATAGGTTTATTAACTATTTACGATATGCTTAAAGCAGCAGATAAAGGCATGATAATGAAAGACATATGTCTCTTAGAGAAAGCGGGTGGACAATCAGGCCACTGGACCCTGGAAACTCCCCCTTCAACCCATAGCATCTAATCTATTTTGGCAGTAATATAGTGGTTGTGGCCGGTGATCCCGGCTGGAGGAGTCAATCTAATAAACTAAACCGCTGATCGCGAGGGAACTAACTATGTCCGCAGTGCCTGATAATGATAAACAAGAAACCCAAGAATGGCTTGATGCCTTAGATTCCGTACTTGAACTTGAAGGGCCAGAACGAGCTCACTACCTACTCGAGCAATTAATTGATAAAGCGAGACGTTCAGGTGCCTTTCTACCTTATAGCGCAAATACCGCTTATATAAATACTATTCCACCCCACCAGGAAGTGAGTGTTCCAGGCGATCCTGAAATGGAGCACAAAATCCGCTCGTTAATTCGTTGGAATGCAATGGCTATGGTGGTCCGAGCCAACAAAACATCAAGTGAACTTGGTGGACACATTGCTAGTTTCCAGTCGGCTGCAACCTTATATGATGTTGGTTTTGATCATTTTTTTAGAGCTCCTAGTGCTGAACACGGTGGTGATTTACTATATATCCAGGGCCATTCAGCGCCAGGGATTTATGCTCGAGCATTTTTAGAAGGTCGCCTAAATGAAGAGCAGCTTGCTAAATTCCGTCAAGAAGTTGATGGTGGCGGCTTGTCATCCTATCCACACCCATGGTTAATGCCTGATTTTTGGCAAATGCCTACTGTATCAATGGGCTTAGGGCCTTTAATGGCGATCTATCAGGCTCGCTTTATGAAATACCTTGAAAACAGAGGGATAGCAAAAACTGAAAATCGAAAAGTCTGGGCATTTATGGGTGATGGCGAGATGGATGAACCAGAATCCTTGGGTGCGATATCCCTTGCTGCCCGCGAAAAACTAGATAATCTTATCTTTGTTGTTAACTGTAATTTACAACGCCTAGATGGGCCAGTACGTGGTAATGGCAAGATTATTCAAGAACTTGAAGCTGATTTCCGTGGTGCTGGTTGGAACGTCATCAAAGTCATCTGGGGAAGACAGTGGGACGCATTAATTGCCAAAGATCGTTCTGGGTTACTGTTACAACGGATGATGGAAGTGGTTGATGGTGAATATCAAAGTATGAAAGCACGTGATGGTGCTTATGTGAGAAAGCATTTTTTTGGTAAATATCCTGAATTAGCTCGTTTGGTAGCTAATATGACAGATGATGATATTTGGCGTTTGAATAGAGGTGGTCATGATCCATTTAAAGTCTATAACGCATATCTATCAGCTGTGCGTCATTCAGGCCAACCTACTGTAATTTTAGCTAAAACAGTTAAAGGCTATGGTATGGGTGAGGCTGGAGAGGGGCAAAACATTACTCACCAACAGAAAAAAATGGGTGAACATGCAATCAAACAATTCCGTGATCGTTTCCAAATACCGATATCAGATGAAGTGATTGCAGAAATCCCCTTCTATCGACCAAGTGATGACAGTCCTGAAATACAGTACTTAAAACAGCAACGAGAAAAACTAGGTGGGTATATCCCTGCAAGACGCTTTGATGTACCCAAACTCACTGTCCCGCCACTATCAACCTTTGAGTCACTATTACAAAGTACAGAAGATCGACAATCGTCCACTACTATGGCCTTTGTGAGAATACTAACACTACTAACTCGCGATAAAGAACTGGGTAAATTAATCGTACCAATTGTACCTGATGAATCAAGAACCTTTGGCATGGAGGGGATGTTCCGCAGTCTAGGTATTTACTCTTCTGTGGGGCAACTGTATGAACCACAGGATCACGACCAGTTGATGTACTACCGTGAAGACGTTACTGGCCAAATTTTACAAGAAGGGATTAATGAAGCGGGAGCGTTCTCATCATGGATTGCAGCTGCTACTTCCTATGCAAACCATGGTGTTACCACAATTCCGTTTTATATTTTCTACTCCATGTTTGGTTTTCAAAGAGTGGGGGACCTCGCTTGGGCTGCAGGAGATATGCAGTGTCGTGGATTTTTAATTGGTGGGACTTCAGGTCGTACTACTTTAAATGGTGAAGGCTTACAACACCAAGATGGTCATAGCCAAGTTCATGCAAGCTTTATTCCTAATTGCGTGTCTTATGACCCCACCTTCGCCTATGAAGTCGCCGTCATTATGCAAGATGGTTTAAGAAGAATGTATCAAGAGCAAGAAAACATTTTCTACTATATAACCACTTTGAATGAAAATTACTCCCACCCCGCAATGCCCCAGGGAGTTGAGGCTGGTATCTTAAAAGGAATGTATTTATTTAAAGCTCGCCAAGAAAAACATAAAGGCCCTGAAGTTCAATTACTTGGTAGTGGGTCCATATTACGTGAAGTTATTGCCGCCTCAGAGCTGCTGGCTGAAGATTGGGGTATCAATAGCCAAGTGTGGAGCGCAACAAGTTTCAATGAGCTTGCACGTGAGGGACAGAATACTGTCAGATGGAATCGTCTACATCCAACCGCACCAAGAAAACTGTCTTATGTGGAAAACTGCCTAAAAGATACCAATGGGCCAGTTATTGCTGCAACAGATTACATCAAAACCTTTGCTGAGCAAATTCGAGCTTTTGTACCAGGTAAATATGTGACTTTAGGCACCGATGGATTTGGTCGTTCTGATACCAGAGCCAAACTCAGACACTTCTTTGAGGTTGATCGTTATTACGTAACAATTACTGCCCTTAATGCCCTGGCTGAGGAAGGTAAAATCAAACCTGAGGTAGTATCTGAAGCTATTAAGAAATACAACATAAACCCAGAAAAACCTGTTCCAACATCAGTGTAACGCTCACTCCCTCTAGGTAGAAAAACCCTAGAGGGATTTTTTTGTTTTCTTTTTCTTATTATTTTTATAGAATTAGTCTAAACTTTCATAAACATGGAGAATCTCATGGAACACCAGTTACCTGCTCTGCCTTACGCCAAAAATGCCTTAGTACCGCATATGAGCGAAGAAACCTTTGATTATCATTACAGTAAACATCATAACGCCTATGTAGTGAACCTCAATAACCTGATTAAAGGAACTGAGTTTGAAAGCTTGGATTTAGAATCAATCGTAAAAAAAGCACCTGCAGGCGGAATCTACAACAATGCGGCCCAGGTTTGGAATCATACCTTTTTCTGGCATTGTCTTAGCCCACAGGGTGGCGGAGAGCCAACTGGCGCATTACTTGATGCCATTAATAAGAAATGGGGTTCTGTAGATGAGTTTAAAAAAGCCTTTCAAACTGCTGCGGTTGGAAATTTTGGCTCTGGTTGGACTTGGTTGGTAAAAAAAGCAGACGGCAGCCTTGATATTGTTAACATGGGCGCAGCGGGTACACCACTTACTACTGGAGATAAAGCTGTTCTATGTATTGATGTATGGGAACATGCTTATTACATTGATTATCGCAACTTACGTCCTAAGTTTGTCGAGACTTATCTCGCTCATTTAGTTAACTGGGAATTTGCTGCAAAGAATTTTGCTGCGTAATAATATTTGTTAATTAATAGTTAGTTTTTAATCTAAAAAGAGCTGAAATAGTTTTCAGCTCTTTTTATTGATACTCTTCAACTATTAACAAATCAGGATGAATGTTTTTTAGATTTATTAATTCTTTGATCCAAGCGGTCTCTTTTTCCTCAACTCCTCCCAGAATATATAACTCACTCTGAGCTCTTGTCATAGCAACATACAATAAATTATTTTCTTCCTGTTGAAGTAACGCTTCCTCTCTATCCAAGTAAAACAACTGAGTTTTGGGAATCATTTTTTTCTCAGGCACATAAGAAAAGTAATCAGGATAAGCGTGCTCAGGTAACCAATTTACATACCAAAAATGACTTTTCCCCTTAGCACGCCATCCATCATGGTCAACTAACCATACCATTGGTGCCTCTAAACCTTTTGCTCCATGAATCGTCATTAATTTAACAGCATTGGTTGTAGCTGAAAGCATGCCTTGATCAGGAGCTTGTGACTCATCATTACGTAATTCATCCATTTCCATAAGAAAACGCACTAGATTAGGATAACGTCCACTATTCCACGATAGAGTAAACTCTAAAAAAGCGTCAATATTTGACTGTGCCTGATAATAGCGCTCAAAAGATAAACACGCTTGATAGGACTGTAGAACTTTTCCTTCAATTAGTATCGTTTCTAACAAATCATGAACGGGAACCTGTTGTGACAGTTT
Protein-coding regions in this window:
- a CDS encoding valine--tRNA ligase, which produces MELDKSFDPHSIESCWYPFWEKEGLFKARNQSNTSPYSILLPPPNVTGTLHMGHAFQHTLMDALIRYHRMQGDNTLWQAGTDHAGIATQIVVERQLESQGLDRRTLGRDSFLEKVWQWKEHSGSTITRQMRRMGSSCDWERERFTMDEGLSKAVNEVFVRLYQQGLIYRGKRLVNWDPVLQTAVSDLEVISEEEQGFLWHIRYPIVNQPGQFLVVATTRPETLFGDMAVAVNPQDDRYQSLIGQYLALPLTDKHIPIIADDYVDSNFGTGCVKITPAHDFNDYQVGLRHQLIPINIFTKEAKLNEHVPTEFQGLDRFVARQKVLEQLESQGLLAESKKHTLMVPRGDRTRSVIEPMLSDQWFVKMEGFAQQALELVSSGQIRFIPENWTNTYNHWLTNIQDWCISRQLWWGHRIPAWYDENGNVFVAHSEAEAQSLAANKKLKQDDDVLDTWFSSALWPFSTLGWPDKTKELDTYLPTNVLVTGFDIIFFWVARMIMMTNHFTGKIPFQEVYITGLVRDAHGQKMSKSKGNILDPIDLIDGIDLESLVHKRTSNLMDPKQAKTIEKATRNEFPKGIQSFGTDALRFTFASLATHGRDIKFDLQRCEGYRNFCNKIWNATRYVLMNLPDHESTFEITPRTFGLIDRWMLSRLNQAIKEVREGFDTYRFDMASRSIYQLVWDEYCDWYVELAKTSLGSTDQDIQYATRYTLIHTLETILRLTHPLMPFITEELWQKIAPLMNRHDKSIMVAPYPEFTITQFDDQADKEISLLKELVNACRTLRSEMNLSPKDRVPLLIVGNTDNLHSFADHLAHLGKLSEVQYVDSQVLDNTTAPVAVVGDYKLMLKVEIDVDAEIQRLNKQIEKLTIEINKARQKLSNTSFVDKAPVEVVNQEKERLTQFEKQVTDLTVQVSRLKQ
- a CDS encoding beta-barrel assembly-enhancing protease, which codes for MKKVFLCLLICCFAGQALAVELPDLGDSSANYLSPQEESALGRQVMMEIRSDPAYFDDPESVDFVNHVAGRLLAVSDDATGMHFEVFILQDPTLNAFAMPGGFIGVHTGLIMAAETESELASVLAHEISHVTQHHIAREMEAQSQNMPLTLAAMAAALLAARTSPDAAVGGMMGAQAGAIQAQLNASRGYEKEADRLGIQRLIRSGYDPRGMWTFFEKLQHYDSFYEGVPAFLQTHPLTTERLAEIQNRLQNIPYKQVQDSPNFQLVRSRIKALVGTPNEAVRSFAGEELNPKYPQDQPEIYGYAVALWRNHQFREAQQKLDSIRLYAKANPMFLSLNAAIAQDEGKLDLALDLYHQALAQYPDDRALNYGYIKTLLTLKRNQDALEHIRKRISHNEQDAKLYNYEARAFAALNQQLASHQALAYYYEHMDNYSAALDQLQIALKTGDGDFYQKSSVEAEIDTIKNALASDKAKRKK
- the moaC gene encoding cyclic pyranopterin monophosphate synthase MoaC, whose translation is MALTHFNAQGDAHMVDVAEKPPTHRKATATGTIVMKPTTYDLVATGQAKKGDVLAVAQIAAIQGAKKTADLIPLCHPLALTHINVEFKLDPKFSAVHCIVSVETIGKTGVEMEALTGVQIGLLTIYDMLKAADKGMIMKDICLLEKAGGQSGHWTLETPPSTHSI
- the aceE gene encoding pyruvate dehydrogenase (acetyl-transferring), homodimeric type — its product is MSAVPDNDKQETQEWLDALDSVLELEGPERAHYLLEQLIDKARRSGAFLPYSANTAYINTIPPHQEVSVPGDPEMEHKIRSLIRWNAMAMVVRANKTSSELGGHIASFQSAATLYDVGFDHFFRAPSAEHGGDLLYIQGHSAPGIYARAFLEGRLNEEQLAKFRQEVDGGGLSSYPHPWLMPDFWQMPTVSMGLGPLMAIYQARFMKYLENRGIAKTENRKVWAFMGDGEMDEPESLGAISLAAREKLDNLIFVVNCNLQRLDGPVRGNGKIIQELEADFRGAGWNVIKVIWGRQWDALIAKDRSGLLLQRMMEVVDGEYQSMKARDGAYVRKHFFGKYPELARLVANMTDDDIWRLNRGGHDPFKVYNAYLSAVRHSGQPTVILAKTVKGYGMGEAGEGQNITHQQKKMGEHAIKQFRDRFQIPISDEVIAEIPFYRPSDDSPEIQYLKQQREKLGGYIPARRFDVPKLTVPPLSTFESLLQSTEDRQSSTTMAFVRILTLLTRDKELGKLIVPIVPDESRTFGMEGMFRSLGIYSSVGQLYEPQDHDQLMYYREDVTGQILQEGINEAGAFSSWIAAATSYANHGVTTIPFYIFYSMFGFQRVGDLAWAAGDMQCRGFLIGGTSGRTTLNGEGLQHQDGHSQVHASFIPNCVSYDPTFAYEVAVIMQDGLRRMYQEQENIFYYITTLNENYSHPAMPQGVEAGILKGMYLFKARQEKHKGPEVQLLGSGSILREVIAASELLAEDWGINSQVWSATSFNELAREGQNTVRWNRLHPTAPRKLSYVENCLKDTNGPVIAATDYIKTFAEQIRAFVPGKYVTLGTDGFGRSDTRAKLRHFFEVDRYYVTITALNALAEEGKIKPEVVSEAIKKYNINPEKPVPTSV
- a CDS encoding Fe-Mn family superoxide dismutase, with translation MEHQLPALPYAKNALVPHMSEETFDYHYSKHHNAYVVNLNNLIKGTEFESLDLESIVKKAPAGGIYNNAAQVWNHTFFWHCLSPQGGGEPTGALLDAINKKWGSVDEFKKAFQTAAVGNFGSGWTWLVKKADGSLDIVNMGAAGTPLTTGDKAVLCIDVWEHAYYIDYRNLRPKFVETYLAHLVNWEFAAKNFAA